The region TTTATGTAGATGGCTAGCCAGTGTTCACCCGGGAGTCCTGAAGGATGCGTGTTGATTATCACCATGGATGGTAATTTTCTCAAGGGGGCTTTTGGTAGGTGGTCACATGGTAGTACGCCGAGAAAATGGGTGTTACACGAGATCTTATCCATTATTGCCGTAAGCTGGATGGTGTCCATTCTGCCTATTAACAGTAATCAACCAGGATCTGTCTGCGATTTGACACTTCGATGATGCTGTCAAATATGGCATAAACGATTAAGTTGATCGTTCGGGGTAGAGGTTGTCTAAAACGTGCTTCTAGCCTAATGTTCCCAGACTTGATAAGCGACACGTGTTGACTGCAGTCTTCGTCCGGCGTAAGATTAAACGCATAAAGGGTATACCCATGCAGAAAATCCTCCCTATCAATAGCTAGAGGTTGATTTTTAAGATGCTTTCCAGAAGCCAGCGCTAACTGTTAAAATTCGCGTACCGCAGAGCCACTTCCATATTCAGGCTGCAGAGGTTTAGCGGGGTGTTGTTGGCCGTCCAGATAAACTGCCAAAAATTCTAGGTCATAGTTTTTAAAGGCGAACGGATTTTTATCATACGAGCCTGTAAACGCATCATTATCAACCATAGCCAGAACAACGGATTTTGGTAGAGTTCCTAAGAACAAGTTTTCTTGATTACAAACACGTGAGCCTACAGGGATTGAGaagtttttcacacacaccctgtcGATGGGGTATTTGGCTGGCGTCGAGAGCAATGCTTGCGCGTGCCCCAATCTCACACCTGGTGATACCgacacttttttcacaaacagTGAAGCTGACACGATGTTTAGTTTATAGGCCACAGCGCCGCTcctcatcaaacagaattcatcttTCGCCCTCGTCATGCGAATTTTAATGTCCACGCCGTTAAGCATTAGTTTTTCTTGAAAGAATATGTCACTGTGAATGGGGGCCAGTAGTTCAACAACGTTGCTGGCGTTGGTAAATGCAGCTCGTTTGGTCAAACCTCTATTACCGCCAGCGGGGTCCGTTACGTCCATGTGACCGGCGGTGTCTTTGTAAAAGAGCCCCGCTGAAAACAGCGTTTCAAGAGCGTCTTTACCATAATTGGTGAGACACTCTATTATGCATCGATAAGGATATGTGTTGGAACTTTGTGATATGAGACGGTCTCCAAGCGACACGTCCACTTGTGAAAATATCGTAGATCCGGCATAGTTAATAAGCCCCACGGGGGCTCCGTCTGCTATGTCTGTGCCGTCTGCGTTAGTGATTTTGAGACGCAAAAAAACCAAGGTGTTGTTTAGGTCCACATAATCCTCTCCAGTCCCCGCTATAAAAAACTCCAGAGGCGATGTTTCTGATATTGCTGACAACGGTGGTActtctatatatgtatttttttcaataacggtCTGTGTTAATGGTACTGTGAATAGGTCCAGCTCGGTTTTTAAACATTCTTCTGACATATTGTGTAGTAAAGACATGgtctaaaatattgttttaacgCAGGTCTTTGGTCTTTTTGCTGTAGAGCTGGTTGGCGTCTTCTTGTGCTTGCGTTTTACAACTGACGATTTCTTtgtgttatgttttcttttcttcgtcGTTTGGCCACTCCTCCGAGTCCCTGGCGGTTTAGATGCTCTTCTGCGAGCCATCACCATTAGCCCGGATCCATCTTgagtgttattattgttgttgttattattattaaatgtatgcGATAATGTATTGCTAACAACATCGCTTAGTATGTTTTTTGCTGCTGATTTAAGATGTGGTTTGGCTATGCTAAAACCGCGTTTTAGCAAAGGAATGGCCATTCTAAAGagacctctaaacacacccccTAACCCGGCTCCGTACATAACTCCGCCCCCTGCATAACCGGGGAGCCCATTCCCCGCTTGATTCTGGTAATATTGCACGTAACGCAAAGGGTCTGTGTGGTGATTGTTGAAATATGccattatgattatttttttaaacaaattgtttcACAGGCCTAAAATGCAGCTTGGCACATACCTTCCCGTAACTGAAGCGCACGTCTCGATTTTGATCGTCTTTCACCTGTATGGTTATCTCACTGACGGACAATTTATTAACCGATACGTAGTGTGGGGTGTCGTATCTAACACTAACATTCTTGTGGTTCTCCCCCTCTATATGTACACATCTCAGTAGCGGCATGTAGAAATCCCCCACGTTCTGGTATTCTATGATATcggtataaatatacatactgtaaaaccCCGCGTTAATATCAGCCTGAAAAGGTGCATAAGTCATGCCAGATCTTTCAACAGCATGGTCCGTAGTTTCAATAGCAACTCCCGGTTTTAATCCTAAAATGTTGGCCAcctttccataaaatgtcagcGATGTCTTCGGGGGGCCTTTgagaaaaattttatttttaacatggtcATAGCCGAGACTCGCACGTTGTGTGAGAGTCGCGTTGATCTCCCTGATCAAAAAAACGACGTCGTCATAATATCCAGTCTTTAACCTGTAAGATGCGTTTGATATACTGCCTTCAATATTATATTCGGTGACCCGATTCTCAGTCTTCGTTGTTTCACCACAGTTGAAAATGAACGTAGCATCttcctcattaaatgtgtaccaCGACAGCGGATATTCAAATTCGATTAACCCGACTTGCCATTCTCCTTTTAGATTGATAGTTTTCGATAATCGAGTTGTATAACACGAGATACTATTTTCCGGATAAACGGTCCTTGAGGCATTACAGGGAAGCGTTACATAAAAACCACCAGCAGTCATGGttggtttttacatgaatgtgtgCCATCTACGAGGTTTCGTCTGTTTTTATGGGGTTCTGTACATCGACCAATTCTTTCTGGTCGATCCACGATGCGAATTTTGAGGGCCATCCGAGCCATCTAACCAAAACCATTGTTTTTCGACCTTGTTTCTTCTTGTCTaaaattttttccactttaaatgttttgtttttgttcacaaatattttttgtaattcctCTTCATAAAATACACCATCGATGACATCGCCGTCATAATCACACAACCTATAGACGGGACGTTCGCGTGATATGCATTCTGTTATAGTGAAGAACTCGTGCGTGTAGTTTTCTTTATAACCTTTTGCGAACGGCCCTCTTACTTTAGAAATTCTAACAATGTCGccaactttatatttaaatttagggGTTACGCCGGGGCCGTCTTTAGATCCATATAGGTTTTTATACACggcagattcattttctttggaCACATCAATAGGTCTCATCTTAATGCTCCTGTGATAGCTGGCGTTGTATCCGTCCGTGATGTCTTGTAGAATATCGATATAGCGTTTGGAATTTGTAGCagttaaatatctccacatccgaCCTTTTAAGGTTCTATTAAACCGCTCGATGATTCACGCTTTTAAATCGGTGGCTGTTGCAAAATGttgtatgttgtacttttttgtcatgctttgaaaatgtttattaaaaaattctttccCATTATCTGTCTGTAGTTTACGGGGCACCCTGCCCTCATCCAGTATAGATTGGAAAGCTTTAGACACCTCGACAccggatttgttttttaaaacccgaGTCCACGCATATTTACTAAACATGTCTATGCAcgtcaacagaaaatgaacgTTGTCGTTTTCCTTGGCGTATGCAGACATATCGACCAGATCTGCCTGAAACTGCATATCAataccataaacaaaaacacgatttcttttgtattttagcgGTGCAGTTCTGTGTAACGTGTAAGCATCCTCGCCGGCGAGCCAATCCGAAACTTGTTTATCTGTTAGACGAACCCCtgtttcctttaaaacaccatcttttaaacgttttttacCACCAAAAGACCCCGCATTTGAAGGTGTGTAATAGACTTTTTTCAGGTCTGCTGTCATGTCTCCTGACATGTCGACACTTTAACAAGTACAAAAGAATAACACAGATGGTCTTAAACGTcttggtatttatttcagtagaaGATCATAAACGTTATCATACAACATCATTGAGGGAGTGTAggaattttatacacatcacaatgtttttgtCAACCACATACGCTATAAATGCGTCTATTATTTCACAGACATCTGTCTGGTCATTTCTCGACagcagaatttcacacacatcatacacatacgtacacatacataaaatgtctgCAATTCTAATACGTctgccacattcagtcacaatatctagtatttttgtgatagaAATCAAAATCGGTTTGCATGCGTTAATACACATATGTACCAGAGCAGTCCAATCACACACCGTACCTCGCACAAGACACATCTGATTCACGAGATTTGTTAGACGTCTCGGGTCAACATCACATCCGTTTACAACTACGGATACACCAACACGGTCCGTAAGGCATTTGTACAACAGACCGGACATCTCGCACCTAATACGGCGTTTAAGCAGACTCTTTGCTAATCCTGTAGCGCTGCACACATTCCCCATCTCAAACGGTTGGTGTGACCCCCTTCCAGCTGTCCACGGCGTCGTCGACGATCTGCTCGCTGCTGACATCCACAAGTTTCTCTCTGACCTCGTTAAGCCTTTGCACGATGTACACTTCGTCCCGCAGCTCGTGTAGAACGGCATCCACCGATCCTTGAATTCTCTGTGGGTTAACCCTCAAACCAAACCGACTCAAGGCTTGAGCGATGAAATGTTTAAGCCCTGGTTTGAGCAGATCACGCGATAGTTCCTCAAAGTATTTGTCAAAGAAATACGCGACAGGTTCGAAGAGACAAGAGTGTCTAAGCTGACTCGGATGATCCACTTCGCACCCCAAACAGAGatctttcagttttttattgATAACATGCTCCAGAAGGACCACGACTGTCGCTTTTATAATCTTGAACGCGTCAGATCGAATACAGCCGTCTGTGTCATCAACACCGATGTAGGCCGAGGCGCCAGTTAAAGAGCCGCTGATTCCGTACGGAGTTGTGAGGAAACTTAGGTTGTGATATCCTAATTCCTTGCAGAAATTATCCAACCACTTGTTGTCGTATGCTTGCGGAGTGGATTCTAGCGTTGTCGCGTTGTCGACGGGCAGAGCCGGCGCTGTCTCCAGGGTGTTGCTGTAGCAGGCGTATGTAGAATCTTGAGACATCTTCGTAATATGTGTTTAATTGTGACACAGGCCACCCCGTTTTAATCATCACAGCATGAGGGCGGTCTTAAGAGAGGATCTCCGGAGTTGGTAACGCCCTGCTCGGGGTTAAACGACAGTTCCTTTACAACCTCATCGCCCACACGAAGATTTTTTGACAAACtaatacattgttgtttttttctcggAGCGAAAGTTAGCTCCTCAATCTTTTCCTCAGAGTCTCTTATAGGCGTGATGCAGAACCGTCTTCTAGAGATATTAGGAGTTCTCGGTGTAGCCATTGTTGCAGTTAGTTACAGACTGTCTTCTGTGTTTAACCATAATGTCTTAACAAACTATTTAAAACCCCATTAACACCCCCgcagacactcattatcataaacaatctGTAGGATCACACCACGACCCCCCTAGTCATAAAAAAACTCTTTGGTCAGGTAGAAACAAAGAGCCATAAATTAAGCACTCCTAGAGAAACGCAGGCCTGTCAAGGACGAggccataaattagccctctagttctaccgccgtgattgacattttgacagaacgtactggctacgttgaaaacatgtgaatgggtgtgtttagagagagagagagagaggcgtgtctgaaaacacgtatgtgtgggcggggtttagcgagagtgaggtgtctcagtttaacttcattactgcttaacacagcgactggaagacatctctggaaatacttctctcctagtttaaacattacggagattcttttagccagcactttaacatttttacctcgtaaggatctttgtttagaagccGTGTAATAcgcgctattctttttaaacagctctttaaaccatttttacctcctaaagtttttatgtgtttttttggaAACCTAGTAATAcgcgctattctttttaaacagctcttttgatcatttttacatcctaaaggtttgtgtttagaatgtatgtaatacaaacgattattttaaacagattcttttttaaacagattctttttttaaaaaaagacgctttaactcctaaactttttattcaaaggtaaaacgggatccctaaaaacataatcaacatttgttttcatttatttcacaaaacaaatattctactcatatatgtacacattcaaacatcatgcttttctaacaatgtgtttacacaaacgaaataacgccacaaagtaacacaaacacagccccatattaaaaacattatttcttttcagacgtatttcaccctaccaaaaaccaaactcattaacataaacaccttttgtcgggagggggactattccccccaacacacacctctccacaacacccccagacacaaaggagccagattgatcATCTGATAAACTGtatagggttacccccctcaccacccctacagacctgtcagtcagggaagcacagagggtcataaattatcacacacaacactttgattgacagtttgacagaaagtgtatgatataactactgaCTATGATgcgaactaaactaacgctaaacatttacttacgacttattaatcttccgcgttgtgtgctgggaagcgcgcggtatatatgcagacctgattagcgtgtaaactgctatcagctgggagcaatacagacccacgtgaattcccagccaatgacggaacagggaggagacatgagagaaacataaacaaaacacacgtgtcccaatgtcactacggtcaacagcggaaaagcaggtgctcacgcattcgcgcttagagcacgctgcttcaagggggaatcgtgacaataACCTTAAGCTCCTCCCGAACAACATTTTTTGTATTTGGGTAAATTATAGGGGCAGCTGAGTACCACTACCCCTGATGGAATCTTGATGTGGTGCTCTATGAGGTCTGTGCAATTGGGTAGAGGTAAAAACACATTGGAGTATGCTCCTTACAACCTGCCAACCTCTCATGCTCTCTGCAATGGTGAGAGGTGGTCTTCACAGGGGTGAAATGAGCCACACTTTAACTTACCTCTAGTTCAAATTCCTCCTTCTTGGGAACCACTATTGCCAGAGCCACAGGTACTGCCTCTCTCCATGGTTTCAGAAGATTGAGGTGGTATATTTGACATGCACCACCTCTATCCATTTGCCAGACCTCATAGTCAACTTCTCAGACTTGCTATTTGACCTAACAGGGTCCCTGCCACTATGCAAGTATTTTAGGGCTCAATGTGGGTAGTAAAATGAGTACCTTATCTCCTGGTGCAAATTCCTGTATCCAACTACCCCTTTCATACAGTTGGGATTGACAGTTTTGGGCCTGAGGCAAATTCTCCTGTGTTAGGTGACGTGACCTAAGATGTGGAGTTTTACTGTAAGGTTAAGAACATActgaagtttgtttttgttattataaGGTCCCTCCTCCCAATGCGTCATGCCGAAATGTTGCGAAGAGCAACACATATCACATAAGCTATGCCGTCATGCATTCTGTTGGCCTGACGAGGTCCATGCCAAAACTTTCGAAGTAGATTAATGGAAGTGGGTGCAATGTTGCTTTTGTAGCTAACATATTCACCAGCTGACACTTGCGACATGCTGCACACCACCTGCGAACATCGTTGTGAATGCCAGGCCAATAGAAACAGGCTGGCCGCTGCAAGCTCAAAAAGCTCCAAGAAGTCCTCTGGATCATCTGTGGAGGCCATAATGGTATGCACCATGTGCGGCCAATTGGCAGGGGACTCACATGGAGATGTGGTGAGCTACAACAGTTTCTGGAGTGTCTGCTGGCTCTTTGCTTGGTCCTAACACAAGGGTTTCAAACCACAGTTGCTGCTCATGCCACAGGTTGAGGAGCGCTTGGTGTTGGGTTTGGTGGGGGCTTTACAATCTCGCAGAGTGGGGAGGCTCCCATGGCATCGTTTGAGTCTCCTTAGATCCAGATCCAGCAGCACTATAGCACCCCATTGTGGATGTGTGCAAAGGAGGACTCAGGAGGCAGGCAGAATTTCAGCAGAGCTCGGGGCTCGCAATTATTTTACACCACAGTTATCAGTGCACTTTCATAAACCAACAGAAAAGGGGCCATCACTAGCTTGTGGCTTTTGTCCCATTAAAGTTCAATTTTCACATTCAtgctctgcatgtgtgtgtgtgtgtgtgtgtgtgtgtgtgtgtgtgtgtgtgtgtgtgcgtgtgtgtgtatgtgtgcacgaGCATGTCTTGCAAGCACCACCATCTACTCCATGCGCGCTCTCTTGCCAATTATAGGAGACACGGAaagcacaaagacacacacataagtagactggtgataatcagacacAGGTAACCATCATAACGTATTACCTGTCAGTTCAACCTGTCTCCTCTCCATTCGCCATTGACGCTCAACCATGCGCTGCTGCCATAGTCctgtttatttgaatattttgtgGAACATAACCCATTAAATCCAAATAAAGAGCTGGAAACCTAAAAGATATGGTGAACTTGCTGAACCATATAATAATTTCTGTTACAGGCTATATTGTACAAAATTGTTTGTATTATAAATACTGTCAGGAACTACAGGGCACACATCAAAGATTCAATTATGTAgttaatgtaatgaaaatgtagTGCTATTGCTAAAATTGCACAATGCACCTTCAGTCTGCTTACATGTTAGGTAAGTTACAGTGTTCCATAGTTCCTTTGaaattacataattattataattctaAAATGCACGATAAAATAACTGTTCCACTGTGGAGTTTATTAATCTATTAATtgcaatattgggctttcaatcatttcttttaacttttctttttctggggcagaatgattgtacaacatacatctttaatatatatatatatatatatatatatatatatatatatatatatatatatatatatatatatatattttttttttttttaacaagaaaaattattaatttttttttaattataaaatttaatttgccaagaccaaggcctcttaatttcctgttagtgaTCATGATTGACTACAGCTGACAGCTTCTCTGTGCCAACATAAAAAGGGTTTGTTTGACAGCACTCATTGGATTGACCAACACACACAGTACTCTGGGAAAGTCCAAGGAGCACAGTGcagatctgaaaaagaggatggtGGATTTACACAAGGCAGGAATGTCTCTTGGAGCCATTTCTAAACACTTGCAGCTTCCAAGATCATCAGTTCAAACAATTGTATGTAAGTACAAGTTATTGGGAAGTGTAGCCACTTTGCCAAGATCTGGAAGAAGACCCAAACTGTCACCTCAGCTGAGAGGAAATTGGTTTGGATGGTCAGGACAAACCCAGGAACCACCAAGGCAAAGGCCGGCCATGAACTGGAAGCTGCTGgaacatcagtgtcactgtctaCAGTCAAGTGAGTTTTACATTGCCATGGACTGAAAGGCTGCTGTCCAAGAAAGAAGCCCCTGCTCCAAAATCGACACCTTCGAGCCCGTCTAAAGTTTGCGGCTGACCATATGAACGAAGAAAAGGCCTTCTGGAGGAAtgttttgtggtcagatgagacaaagatcgAGTTGTTTGGCTACAATGATCAGAGGTATGTTTGGAGGAGTAAAGGTGAGGCATTCAACCCCAAGAatactgtaccaactgttaagcatCATACTTGTAGCa is a window of Ictalurus punctatus breed USDA103 chromosome 4, Coco_2.0, whole genome shotgun sequence DNA encoding:
- the LOC128629568 gene encoding uncharacterized protein F54H12.2-like; translation: MSEECLKTELDLFTVPLTQTVIEKNTYIEVPPLSAISETSPLEFFIAGTGEDYVDLNNTLVFLRLKITNADGTDIADGAPVGLINYAGSTIFSQVDVSLGDRLISQSSNTYPYRCIIECLTNYGKDALETLFSAGLFYKDTAGHMDVTDPAGGNRGLTKRAAFTNASNVVELLAPIHSDIFFQEKLMLNGVDIKIRMTRAKDEFCLMRSGAVAYKLNIVSASLFVKKVSVSPGVRLGHAQALLSTPAKYPIDRVCVKNFSIPVGSRVCNQENLFLGTLPKSVVLAMVDNDAFTGSYDKNPFAFKNYDLEFLAVYLDGQQHPAKPLQPEYGSGSAVREF